In Nitrospira sp., the following are encoded in one genomic region:
- a CDS encoding FAD/NAD(P)-binding protein, whose protein sequence is MMTPFSEDSVQAAANPYLIQPATIVEKIREAEDIDTYRLRFVDEQVRRTYRFAAGQFNMVYLFGVGEVAISIVSDPDEPEFLGHTIRVVGRVTKAIARLQPGDELGIRGPFGQGWPLDGAQGNDVVIVTGGLGCAPVVGAIEYIFRRRTQYGSVKILHGVKTPHDLLYRERFDAWRRHPDTEVLLTSDQPGKTWRYHIGVVTELFEQVAVNPARTMVLMCGPEIMMRLGVPILMQRGIPATAIYVSLERHMECGIGLCGHCQMGPYFLCKDGPVMRYDRVAPWLGRTGV, encoded by the coding sequence ATGATGACGCCCTTCTCAGAGGATAGCGTACAGGCAGCAGCCAACCCCTATCTGATCCAGCCGGCCACCATTGTGGAGAAGATCAGAGAGGCGGAGGACATCGACACCTATCGATTGCGCTTCGTCGATGAGCAGGTGCGGCGAACCTATCGATTCGCGGCCGGACAGTTCAATATGGTCTATCTGTTCGGGGTCGGCGAGGTGGCGATCTCGATCGTGTCGGATCCGGATGAGCCGGAGTTTCTGGGCCACACCATCCGCGTCGTGGGACGAGTCACCAAGGCCATCGCGCGATTGCAGCCGGGCGATGAGTTGGGCATCCGCGGGCCGTTCGGGCAGGGGTGGCCGCTCGACGGCGCGCAGGGCAACGACGTGGTGATCGTGACCGGCGGGCTGGGCTGCGCACCGGTCGTCGGCGCCATTGAATATATCTTCCGTCGGCGCACCCAGTATGGCAGCGTGAAGATTCTGCACGGGGTCAAGACGCCGCACGACCTGCTCTATCGGGAGCGGTTCGATGCGTGGCGGCGGCATCCTGATACCGAGGTATTGTTGACGAGCGACCAGCCCGGCAAGACGTGGCGCTATCACATCGGTGTGGTGACGGAGCTGTTCGAGCAGGTGGCGGTGAACCCGGCACGCACCATGGTGCTGATGTGTGGACCGGAGATCATGATGCGCTTGGGTGTGCCGATCTTGATGCAGCGTGGGATTCCGGCGACCGCGATCTACGTCTCGCTGGAGCGGCACATGGAATGTGGGATCGGCCTGTGCGGCCATTGTCAGATGGGTCCGTACTTTCTGTGCAAAGACGGCCCGGTGATGCGCTACGATCGGGTCGCGCCGTGGTTGGGACGAACGGGTGTGTGA
- a CDS encoding NADH:ubiquinone reductase (Na(+)-transporting) subunit D, which translates to MSYQHRKIIFDPIVDNNPIILQVLGICSALAVTSKLSTTVTMCIALTVVTALSNAAISVIRNHIPSSVRIIVQMTIISSLVIVTDQFLKAFAFAISKDLSVFVGLIITNCIVMGRAEAYAMKHPPLPSLLDGLGNGLGYSALLLAVGTVRELLGSGSLFGYPILLLERDGGWYVPNGLLLLPPSAFFLIGMIIWVVRSWKPAQVEEPEYRIYHAHRPEATS; encoded by the coding sequence ATGTCGTACCAGCATCGCAAAATTATTTTCGACCCGATCGTTGACAATAACCCGATCATCCTGCAGGTCCTGGGGATTTGCTCGGCGCTGGCCGTGACGTCGAAACTCTCAACCACGGTCACTATGTGCATCGCCCTGACAGTCGTGACCGCCCTCTCCAATGCCGCCATCAGTGTGATCCGCAACCATATCCCGAGCAGCGTCCGCATCATCGTGCAGATGACCATTATTTCTTCGCTGGTCATCGTCACCGATCAGTTCCTCAAAGCCTTCGCGTTCGCAATCAGCAAGGACCTGTCGGTATTCGTCGGGTTGATTATCACCAATTGTATCGTCATGGGACGCGCTGAAGCCTATGCGATGAAACATCCGCCTCTCCCAAGCCTCCTCGATGGCCTCGGCAACGGCCTGGGCTATAGCGCACTGTTACTGGCAGTCGGTACCGTACGCGAGCTCTTGGGGTCCGGTTCCCTGTTCGGGTATCCGATACTCCTGCTTGAACGGGATGGCGGGTGGTATGTGCCAAACGGCTTGTTGCTACTGCCTCCGAGTGCGTTTTTCCTGATCGGCATGATCATTTGGGTGGTGCGCTCCTGGAAGCCGGCACAAGTCGAGGAACCTGAATACCGGATCTATCACGCGCATCGTCCCGAGGCGACCTCATGA
- a CDS encoding FAD:protein FMN transferase has product MHPSIPRPRAVIAVIVLLAAGTGFGLLRSEPPVEALHMSGPTMGTTYNVKYHPTQNTPTLKAMQIQVDALLAEINHTMSTYDPESELSRFNRLRTTDWVPTSASLLAVLKAALEIGVQSEGAFDITVGPLVNLWGFGPEFHPDRIPLETDIAAARTRSGLDKVTLRETHPAIRKHRPDVFLDLSGIAKGYGVDRVAELMTAHGIEHYMVEIGGELRVRGFKEQDTPWRIAIEKPLPGERSVHTVLALSDIALATSGDYRNFFEIAGRRYSHTINPATGWPVDNHLVSVTVLADTSMRADAWATAFQVLGPERGMAIAERLNLPVLFVIERDGQFEERVCCAFQRYRKQELS; this is encoded by the coding sequence ATGCATCCCTCCATTCCACGCCCTCGTGCAGTGATTGCCGTGATCGTTCTGCTGGCTGCCGGTACCGGCTTCGGCCTGTTACGCTCAGAGCCACCTGTCGAAGCGCTGCACATGAGTGGTCCCACAATGGGAACCACCTACAACGTGAAATACCACCCCACCCAGAACACTCCGACACTGAAGGCGATGCAAATCCAAGTGGATGCATTGCTGGCCGAAATCAATCACACCATGTCCACCTATGACCCGGAATCGGAACTGTCGCGCTTTAACCGTCTGCGCACCACCGACTGGGTTCCCACATCCGCTTCGCTACTTGCCGTGCTCAAAGCTGCGCTCGAAATCGGGGTCCAGAGCGAAGGCGCATTCGACATCACGGTTGGTCCCCTGGTCAATCTGTGGGGCTTCGGCCCGGAGTTTCATCCTGACCGCATCCCGCTTGAAACCGACATCGCCGCTGCGCGCACGCGCAGCGGCCTCGATAAAGTAACACTACGTGAGACTCACCCAGCGATACGCAAGCACCGCCCTGATGTATTCCTGGATCTTTCCGGGATCGCTAAGGGGTACGGTGTGGACCGAGTTGCTGAACTCATGACCGCGCACGGCATTGAACATTATATGGTTGAGATCGGTGGCGAGTTACGGGTACGCGGCTTCAAGGAGCAAGATACACCCTGGCGGATCGCGATTGAGAAACCGTTGCCGGGCGAACGTTCGGTGCACACGGTACTGGCGCTCAGCGACATCGCACTCGCCACATCGGGCGATTATCGCAACTTTTTCGAAATTGCCGGTCGACGCTACTCCCATACCATCAATCCGGCAACCGGCTGGCCGGTTGATAATCATCTAGTCTCGGTAACTGTGTTGGCGGACACCAGCATGCGAGCCGATGCCTGGGCCACCGCGTTCCAAGTGTTGGGGCCTGAGCGTGGCATGGCCATAGCCGAACGACTCAATCTTCCCGTCCTCTTCGTTATCGAACGGGATGGACAATTTGAGGAACGCGTCTGCTGCGCCTTCCAACGTTACCGGAAACAGGAGCTGTCATGA
- a CDS encoding BrnT family toxin, with amino-acid sequence MKLSFEWDEEKAKANLKKHRVGFDEATTVFTDPFSMTIHDPEHSADEQRYIDIGSSDKGRVLLVVYTERGSTIRIVSCRKATPSERKLYEEVTD; translated from the coding sequence ATGAAACTGAGTTTTGAGTGGGACGAAGAGAAAGCTAAAGCCAATCTCAAAAAGCACAGAGTCGGTTTCGATGAAGCCACAACCGTTTTCACCGATCCCTTTTCAATGACCATTCATGACCCTGAGCACTCAGCGGATGAACAACGGTATATAGACATCGGAAGTTCTGACAAGGGCCGCGTGCTGCTCGTGGTTTATACCGAACGTGGCTCGACCATACGCATTGTCAGTTGCCGAAAGGCAACCCCATCGGAACGGAAACTTTATGAAGAAGTCACTGACTAA
- a CDS encoding VOC family protein has translation MFANSISACITTVKVQESRDFYVKHFGAKVTFDCGWYVNLQFGRESSTLQFMAPQPGQPLCNPAGLTYNFSVADVDAECNLLTSAGLQPVMPLDDHPWGDRGFAIQDPNGVMLYIYSEREPNAEFKQFCKT, from the coding sequence ATGTTTGCAAACTCGATATCTGCCTGCATCACAACAGTCAAGGTTCAAGAGTCCCGCGACTTCTACGTGAAGCACTTCGGGGCCAAAGTCACATTTGATTGTGGCTGGTACGTCAACCTCCAGTTCGGAAGGGAATCCTCCACCCTGCAATTTATGGCTCCCCAGCCGGGGCAGCCGTTATGCAATCCAGCAGGACTGACCTACAACTTTTCCGTTGCCGACGTTGATGCCGAGTGCAACTTGCTTACGTCTGCGGGACTCCAGCCTGTTATGCCGCTCGACGATCATCCGTGGGGCGATCGCGGCTTCGCAATTCAAGACCCCAATGGCGTGATGCTCTATATTTACTCCGAGCGTGAACCAAATGCTGAATTCAAGCAGTTCTGCAAAACCTAA
- the nqrF gene encoding NADH:ubiquinone reductase (Na(+)-transporting) subunit F — translation MIEIILGVSFFTGIVLILVGLILAARSKLVASGHVTITINDKKFIETPIGGKLLGALSNARIFVSSACGGGGTCGVCRVKVFEGGGVILPTETSHITKREAREGYRLSCQVAVKQDMKIVIPDEVFGVKKWDCTVRSNHNVATFIKELVLELPPDEYVDFRAGGYIQIQCPPYEQSFKEFDVEERFRDDWDRLNLWDLVSRVNEPIERAYSMANYPEERGIIMLNIRIATPPPRTKNVPPGKMSSYLFGLTPGDKVTISGPFGDFFARETNNEMVFIGGGAGMAPMRSHIFDQLGRIKTTRKMSFWYGARSKREMFYVDDFDKLAAAHDNFEWHVALSDALPEDAWSGYTGFIHNVLYNEYLKTHPAPEDCEYYLCGPPMMNAAVIKMLLDLGVERENIMLDDFGG, via the coding sequence ATGATCGAGATCATACTGGGAGTCAGTTTTTTCACCGGGATCGTCCTCATTCTGGTAGGCCTGATTCTGGCAGCGCGCTCCAAACTGGTAGCCAGTGGCCATGTCACGATCACGATCAACGATAAGAAATTTATCGAGACTCCGATTGGCGGCAAGCTGCTCGGTGCGCTCAGCAACGCCAGGATTTTTGTCAGTTCCGCCTGCGGCGGCGGCGGTACTTGTGGCGTGTGCCGGGTAAAGGTCTTCGAAGGGGGTGGGGTCATTCTGCCGACCGAAACCTCGCATATCACCAAGCGTGAAGCGCGCGAGGGCTACCGTCTCTCCTGTCAGGTGGCGGTCAAGCAGGACATGAAGATCGTGATTCCAGATGAGGTGTTCGGTGTCAAGAAATGGGACTGCACCGTGCGCTCCAACCACAATGTGGCGACCTTCATCAAAGAACTAGTCCTGGAGCTTCCCCCGGATGAATATGTCGATTTCCGTGCCGGAGGGTACATCCAGATTCAATGTCCGCCGTACGAGCAATCGTTCAAGGAGTTTGACGTCGAAGAACGATTTCGCGACGACTGGGATCGGCTGAATCTCTGGGATCTTGTTTCCAGGGTCAATGAGCCGATCGAGCGCGCCTACTCCATGGCCAATTACCCTGAGGAGCGTGGCATCATTATGCTCAATATTCGGATTGCCACTCCCCCACCGCGCACCAAGAATGTGCCTCCGGGTAAAATGTCATCCTACCTGTTCGGACTTACACCGGGAGACAAGGTCACCATCTCCGGGCCGTTTGGCGACTTCTTTGCGCGTGAGACCAACAACGAGATGGTATTCATCGGTGGTGGCGCAGGGATGGCACCCATGCGTTCGCATATTTTCGATCAGCTGGGTCGCATCAAGACCACACGCAAGATGTCCTTCTGGTACGGGGCTCGATCGAAGCGTGAGATGTTCTATGTCGACGATTTCGACAAGCTGGCCGCGGCGCACGACAACTTCGAATGGCATGTCGCCTTGTCCGATGCTCTCCCTGAGGACGCGTGGAGCGGCTATACCGGCTTCATCCATAACGTGCTGTATAATGAGTATCTGAAGACCCATCCGGCGCCAGAGGACTGTGAGTACTACCTCTGCGGACCGCCGATGATGAATGCTGCCGTGATCAAAATGCTGTTGGATCTGGGTGTCGAGCGGGAAAACATCATGCTCGATGACTTCGGAGGATGA
- a CDS encoding ISL3 family transposase, with protein sequence MTAPKKTAICSQCGHRCRGRYDKRTCRARDLSAGGFRIYVQFERWRVHCPRCRGVYVERLDWLAKHPRFTQRFARHVGALCRERTNTAVAKAERLHDSTVKDLDTIYMQQQVARAGLPAPRAIGVDEIAIRKGHDSRIVVSDLDRRRPIWVGGKGRTEADMNLFFAALGAKKTAHIQLVAMDMWKPFRTSLTRHAPQARVIFDKFHIVRHLGEALDAVRRSEYRRLAAKDRAFIKGPRDTLLSHREHLSLDGRRSLAKLLKANKRLNTASLLKESFGQLWGYQTESGARAFFTRWTQSLKWQRLTPYETFAAMIDRHWEGIASYCHPENKVSLGLVEGLNNKIRVLQRRAYGYRDEDYLKKLKIVAAFLPPLTRSEEKDPL encoded by the coding sequence GTGACAGCGCCGAAAAAAACGGCGATCTGCTCGCAGTGTGGCCACCGGTGCCGCGGTCGCTACGACAAACGCACCTGCCGTGCCCGCGACCTCTCGGCCGGCGGGTTCCGTATCTACGTCCAGTTTGAGCGCTGGCGGGTCCACTGCCCGCGGTGCCGTGGCGTGTACGTAGAGCGCCTCGACTGGCTGGCGAAGCACCCGCGCTTCACCCAGCGCTTCGCGAGGCACGTGGGGGCACTCTGCCGCGAGAGGACCAACACGGCGGTGGCCAAGGCGGAGCGCCTCCACGACAGCACGGTCAAGGATCTCGACACGATCTACATGCAACAGCAGGTCGCCCGCGCCGGCCTGCCCGCGCCGCGGGCGATCGGCGTGGACGAGATCGCCATCCGGAAGGGGCACGACTCCCGCATCGTCGTCAGCGACCTCGACCGCAGGCGGCCAATCTGGGTCGGCGGCAAGGGCCGCACCGAGGCCGACATGAACCTCTTCTTTGCCGCGCTGGGCGCGAAAAAGACGGCGCACATCCAGCTCGTGGCGATGGACATGTGGAAGCCCTTTCGCACCTCACTCACGCGCCATGCGCCACAGGCACGCGTGATCTTCGACAAATTCCATATCGTGCGCCACCTCGGTGAGGCGCTCGACGCCGTCCGCCGCAGCGAGTACCGCCGCCTCGCCGCCAAGGACCGCGCCTTCATCAAGGGACCGCGCGATACGCTGCTCTCCCACCGTGAGCACCTCTCCCTCGACGGCCGCCGTTCCCTCGCCAAGCTGCTCAAAGCCAACAAGCGACTGAACACCGCCTCCCTGCTCAAGGAGTCTTTTGGCCAGCTCTGGGGCTACCAGACCGAGAGCGGGGCCCGCGCCTTCTTCACGCGTTGGACACAGAGCCTCAAGTGGCAGCGGCTCACGCCCTACGAGACGTTCGCGGCGATGATTGACCGCCACTGGGAGGGCATCGCCTCGTACTGTCACCCGGAGAACAAGGTCAGCCTCGGCCTCGTGGAGGGGCTCAACAACAAGATCCGTGTCCTCCAGCGCCGTGCCTATGGCTATCGAGACGAGGACTACCTCAAAAAACTCAAAATCGTCGCCGCCTTCCTGCCTCCGTTAACGCGGAGTGAGGAAAAGGACCCACTGTGA
- a CDS encoding nitroreductase family protein has product MSSTDEYDRIASDIRRPGTEQAGGALIARELIRHATLASSSHNTQPWKFRIQQDSITIMPDFSRRCPVVDPDDSHLFKSLGCAAENLVHAAAAQGFSADVRFDPGEDGVIVLLNRDASAHATDLYRAITKRQCVKTAYDGTPLAAPELEMLEKAGEGRNVRTIMLLSAAQKDEVIDYVSRGNIAQLTDRAFRDELVSWIRFNPGEAMRMGDGLSGRTSGQLPLPTWLAKRIIGLVLTPKGQAETDAKNIRSSAGVAVFVSERDDKAAWVEAGRSYQRFALQATALNIRTAFINQPIEVRSLRPQFESWLNVDEEHAQLIVRFGHGAAAPFSLRRPIDDVIVAN; this is encoded by the coding sequence ATGTCATCGACCGATGAGTACGACAGAATCGCAAGTGACATTCGGCGGCCGGGAACTGAGCAGGCAGGTGGGGCGCTAATTGCCAGAGAGCTGATTCGGCACGCCACGCTCGCGTCCTCCAGTCACAACACTCAGCCTTGGAAGTTTCGCATCCAGCAAGACTCGATCACCATTATGCCTGACTTTTCACGACGTTGCCCGGTGGTCGATCCAGACGACAGTCACCTCTTCAAGAGCCTGGGCTGTGCAGCCGAAAATCTCGTTCATGCTGCTGCCGCGCAGGGTTTCTCGGCTGACGTGCGATTCGACCCCGGAGAAGACGGCGTTATTGTTCTTCTTAACCGTGACGCCTCGGCTCATGCAACGGATCTTTATCGTGCAATAACCAAACGCCAATGCGTTAAGACGGCCTATGACGGTACGCCACTTGCGGCGCCGGAGCTCGAAATGCTGGAGAAAGCGGGTGAAGGGCGGAACGTCCGTACCATCATGCTGTTGTCGGCGGCGCAGAAGGACGAAGTCATTGACTATGTCAGTCGGGGAAATATCGCTCAACTGACTGATCGAGCCTTTCGCGACGAACTCGTTTCCTGGATTCGCTTCAATCCCGGTGAAGCAATGCGCATGGGCGATGGCCTGTCCGGGCGCACCAGTGGCCAACTGCCTTTGCCCACCTGGTTGGCGAAACGGATCATCGGGCTGGTGCTTACGCCGAAAGGCCAAGCCGAGACTGATGCCAAAAACATCAGAAGCTCTGCCGGTGTGGCGGTCTTCGTATCGGAGCGCGACGACAAGGCCGCATGGGTCGAAGCCGGACGCTCATACCAACGCTTCGCACTGCAAGCGACCGCGCTGAATATCCGTACCGCCTTTATCAATCAGCCGATCGAAGTGCGTTCGCTGCGCCCGCAGTTCGAGTCATGGCTGAATGTCGATGAGGAACACGCACAACTCATAGTGCGCTTCGGTCATGGCGCTGCGGCGCCATTCAGCCTGCGGCGCCCGATTGACGACGTGATTGTTGCGAACTAG
- a CDS encoding hydrogenase maturation protease yields MATIRIIGLGNLFRGDDAAGLLAARRLKALVGDRADVIEAELAGLDVLDLMADASTVFLIDAARSGQLAGTIHRLNASAGPISADLFPHSTHVLNAVDAIELGRTLGLLPPRVIVYGVEVGDTTAGNALSPAVAAALDQVVELVVHELEGLSCTSGS; encoded by the coding sequence ATGGCTACAATTCGCATCATCGGACTCGGCAATCTGTTCAGGGGGGATGATGCGGCGGGGTTGCTAGCCGCGCGGCGATTGAAAGCCCTGGTGGGGGACCGCGCCGACGTGATTGAAGCGGAGCTGGCCGGTCTCGATGTGCTGGACTTGATGGCAGACGCGTCAACGGTATTCCTGATCGATGCGGCAAGGAGCGGCCAGCTTGCGGGAACGATCCATCGTCTCAATGCGTCCGCCGGGCCGATCTCGGCAGACCTGTTCCCTCATTCGACGCACGTCCTTAATGCGGTGGACGCGATTGAGCTGGGCCGTACATTGGGGCTCCTTCCGCCCCGCGTGATCGTCTACGGTGTGGAGGTCGGTGACACTACGGCCGGCAATGCGCTGTCTCCTGCGGTTGCGGCAGCGTTGGATCAGGTTGTCGAGCTAGTCGTACATGAGTTGGAGGGGCTTTCGTGCACGAGTGGCAGCTGA
- a CDS encoding Ni/Fe hydrogenase subunit alpha produces the protein MSESKETNTRTIAVGTIARVEGEGALRVTVKDGVVQDVELKIFEPPRFFEAFLVGRHYDEVPDIVARICGICPVAYQMSAVHALEQIFGVTVEGALRDLRRMIYCGEWIESHTLHVYMLHAPDFLGYASAIAMAKDHPEIVTRGLRLKKAGNALMTLLGGRSVHPVSVKVGGFSRVPLRRELEGLKDEFLWARDAAVETVRWVAGFDYPDFAQDYTFVALRPPDEYPFNEGSILSSGGVKISAVEFEQHFREEQAPYSTALQCRLNGASYLVGPMARVNLNHDHLSPLGKQVLADTGLSLPLRNPFHAIVARSVEILYAIEETLRIIDRYEPPPSPSVPVTVRAGTGMACTEAPRGILYHRYRVDGDGLIREAKIVPPTSQNQRRIEEDLRAYLPRVLDLSNEQAALGCEKVIRCYDPCISCATHFLRLDVKQVR, from the coding sequence ATGAGTGAGTCAAAAGAAACCAACACCAGAACCATCGCGGTCGGCACGATTGCGCGCGTGGAGGGTGAAGGCGCGCTCCGTGTCACCGTGAAGGACGGTGTCGTGCAGGACGTCGAGCTGAAAATCTTCGAGCCGCCGCGGTTCTTCGAGGCCTTTTTGGTAGGCCGGCATTACGACGAGGTGCCGGACATCGTGGCGCGGATCTGCGGCATCTGTCCCGTGGCCTACCAGATGAGCGCCGTGCATGCGCTGGAGCAGATCTTCGGTGTGACCGTGGAGGGGGCGCTGCGGGATTTGCGGCGGATGATCTACTGCGGCGAATGGATCGAGAGCCATACGCTCCACGTCTACATGCTCCACGCGCCGGACTTTCTCGGCTATGCCAGCGCGATCGCGATGGCCAAAGATCATCCGGAGATCGTGACCAGGGGGCTGCGATTGAAGAAAGCCGGCAATGCCTTGATGACCCTGCTGGGTGGCCGCTCCGTGCATCCGGTCTCGGTGAAGGTCGGTGGGTTTTCGCGCGTGCCGCTGCGCCGTGAACTGGAGGGGCTGAAAGATGAATTTCTGTGGGCACGCGATGCAGCGGTGGAGACCGTCCGCTGGGTTGCGGGATTCGATTATCCTGATTTTGCACAGGACTATACCTTCGTCGCGCTCCGTCCTCCCGATGAGTATCCCTTCAATGAGGGATCGATCTTGTCCAGTGGCGGAGTAAAGATTTCCGCAGTGGAGTTCGAGCAACATTTCAGGGAAGAGCAGGCGCCCTATTCTACAGCCCTCCAATGCAGACTCAACGGAGCCAGTTATTTGGTGGGGCCCATGGCGCGGGTGAACCTCAATCACGACCATCTGTCGCCGCTGGGGAAGCAAGTATTGGCGGACACGGGACTGTCTCTGCCTCTGCGGAATCCGTTTCACGCGATTGTCGCCCGCTCCGTCGAAATCCTGTATGCGATCGAGGAGACGCTGCGGATCATCGACAGGTACGAGCCGCCACCCAGTCCGTCGGTCCCGGTGACCGTGCGCGCCGGCACCGGGATGGCTTGCACCGAAGCGCCGAGAGGCATTCTTTATCATCGGTATCGGGTGGATGGCGACGGCCTGATTCGCGAAGCCAAGATCGTTCCACCGACTTCGCAGAACCAGCGTCGAATCGAAGAGGACCTGCGTGCCTATCTGCCTCGTGTGCTGGATCTCTCGAATGAGCAAGCGGCCTTGGGATGCGAAAAAGTCATCCGGTGCTATGACCCTTGCATCTCCTGCGCGACGCATTTTTTGAGGCTCGACGTGAAGCAGGTGAGGTGA
- the nqrM gene encoding (Na+)-NQR maturation NqrM, protein MTIFLVTFLVMGIAILAMAVGVLVGRNPIGGSCGGLERIGLECDAGCDKPCPERLALSRTQGPRRTLQAQPTRPDRDGKAREGSGS, encoded by the coding sequence ATGACAATTTTCCTGGTGACTTTTCTCGTTATGGGTATTGCCATCCTGGCTATGGCGGTGGGTGTACTGGTCGGTCGCAATCCGATCGGCGGCAGTTGTGGCGGCCTTGAGCGCATTGGTCTGGAGTGCGATGCTGGTTGCGATAAGCCTTGCCCGGAACGTCTTGCCCTCAGCCGGACGCAAGGTCCTCGGCGGACTCTTCAGGCGCAACCCACGAGACCTGATCGCGACGGCAAGGCGCGGGAGGGATCTGGCTCGTGA
- a CDS encoding alpha/beta hydrolase → MIHGSGGGYDQGELMVRAVLGERFHWIAPSRFGYLRSTFHDGATFDDQAHAYAYLLDRLGIKKVAVVTLSHGGPSALLFAVLHPEQVFSLTLISAGVASSTERDQAQANQKGEMLMTIFKHDVLYWAITKLFKRQLMELMGANDAVIAGLAPAQRELVDQIVDFMNPVSPRSAGAAFDNKAVMPNERISAIRTPTLIFHATDDTLQVYHNAKFAASTIPGARLVRFERGGHLVISVEQTTIRTIMQKHIVDNTSE, encoded by the coding sequence GTGATTCATGGGAGCGGCGGCGGCTACGATCAGGGCGAACTCATGGTGCGTGCGGTGCTGGGTGAACGATTCCACTGGATTGCACCGTCGCGCTTTGGATATTTGCGCTCGACCTTTCATGATGGCGCCACATTTGACGACCAGGCGCATGCTTACGCGTATCTGCTCGACCGGTTGGGCATCAAGAAGGTCGCGGTCGTCACGTTATCTCACGGCGGCCCTTCAGCTCTCCTCTTCGCCGTATTGCACCCTGAACAGGTTTTCTCGCTGACACTCATCTCCGCCGGCGTAGCCTCTTCAACCGAACGAGACCAGGCGCAGGCGAACCAGAAGGGCGAGATGCTGATGACAATCTTCAAGCATGACGTGCTTTACTGGGCCATCACCAAGCTGTTCAAACGACAATTGATGGAACTGATGGGCGCAAACGACGCGGTCATTGCCGGTCTTGCGCCTGCGCAGCGGGAATTGGTCGACCAGATTGTTGATTTCATGAACCCGGTGTCGCCGCGATCCGCCGGTGCTGCTTTCGATAACAAGGCTGTGATGCCGAATGAGCGGATTTCCGCGATACGAACCCCGACCTTGATTTTCCATGCCACAGACGACACGCTGCAGGTTTACCACAACGCCAAATTTGCCGCGTCCACCATTCCGGGTGCGAGGCTAGTCCGTTTCGAGAGAGGGGGTCACCTCGTCATCAGCGTCGAGCAAACAACCATTCGCACGATCATGCAGAAACACATTGTCGACAATACGAGCGAGTAA
- the nqrE gene encoding NADH:ubiquinone reductase (Na(+)-transporting) subunit E, protein MTELINLFITAVFVENLALTFFLGMCTFLAVSKQISTALGLGIAVIVVQALSVPVNNLIYQFLLRDGALAWAGLSDMNLSFLGLISYISVIAAIVQVLEMFLDRHVPKLHNSLGIFLPLITVNCAILGGSLFMVERDYTFSESLTYGLGSGVGWAVAIAAMAGVREKLKYSDIPDGLQGLGVAFITAGLMALGFMAFSGIQL, encoded by the coding sequence ATGACAGAGCTGATCAATCTGTTTATCACCGCGGTCTTCGTCGAGAATCTTGCGCTGACGTTTTTTCTCGGGATGTGCACTTTTCTTGCCGTATCAAAGCAAATCAGCACGGCGCTCGGACTCGGCATCGCGGTGATCGTCGTGCAGGCGTTGTCCGTGCCGGTCAATAATCTTATCTACCAGTTTCTACTACGTGATGGAGCGCTGGCGTGGGCGGGGCTCTCTGATATGAATCTGAGTTTCCTTGGGCTCATCAGCTACATCAGTGTCATTGCGGCGATCGTCCAGGTACTGGAAATGTTTCTCGACCGGCATGTCCCGAAACTGCACAACTCGCTGGGGATTTTTTTGCCGCTCATTACCGTCAACTGCGCCATTCTCGGAGGCAGTCTGTTTATGGTCGAACGTGACTATACCTTTAGCGAGAGCCTCACCTATGGTCTGGGCTCGGGTGTCGGGTGGGCGGTCGCGATCGCTGCGATGGCAGGGGTGCGTGAGAAGCTCAAGTATTCCGACATACCCGATGGTTTGCAGGGACTGGGCGTCGCATTCATCACCGCGGGGTTGATGGCCCTCGGGTTCATGGCCTTTTCCGGAATTCAACTCTGA
- a CDS encoding hydrogenase maturation nickel metallochaperone HypA: MAQVVKMVEEALRQAPSARPSVVRLKVSTQSHFFEHDAAALQSVFAAAAQGTVAERAVLEILPVPVTGHCRLCGTSCEMHELLQCCPRCGSASLDAEPVPEVVLHEVVVEE, encoded by the coding sequence ATGGCCCAGGTGGTCAAGATGGTGGAGGAGGCGCTCCGCCAGGCTCCCTCTGCGAGACCGTCGGTCGTGAGGCTCAAAGTCAGTACGCAGTCTCATTTCTTCGAGCACGATGCGGCGGCGTTGCAGTCGGTCTTTGCTGCGGCCGCACAGGGGACGGTTGCTGAGCGGGCCGTGCTGGAGATTCTGCCGGTTCCCGTCACCGGCCACTGCCGGCTGTGCGGGACTTCCTGCGAGATGCATGAGCTGCTGCAATGTTGCCCACGTTGTGGGTCGGCAAGCCTGGATGCGGAGCCAGTCCCTGAAGTGGTGCTTCACGAGGTCGTGGTGGAGGAATGA